Sequence from the Granulicella sp. L56 genome:
GACAGGCAAGCTGGCGGACTCCGGCAAGAGCTTCGATCTGGCTGCTCCTCAGTGCCTCGTATTTGCATAAGCATCAACGGACGGGTTGCGAATCGGTCATGGCAGTGGCACTTCCAAGTCGCCGACCGGTTCGCCCCGTCTGATTCGTCTAAGTTGTCCCTTCAGACGCATGGATGGATCGTCAGCGTCTCCCTCGTCGTCCTGCTCTTCATCCTCCGACAGCTTTTCCTGAAGAACGTACCGCACTTTGGGTTGTGCGAAGATCTGCAGAGCATGTAAGGCATTTCCTGCCGACGCTGCAGTGGGATAGAAGCCCAAATTCCACTTCCCGCGACGCTTTCTCTTCTTCCACCGTATCCGTTGGAAGAAGAATGCGCAGGCGACAAAGATAAAGAAAATTAAAAAGAAGCACGCAAGACTATCGTCGAAGTCCATGACCAACCCACATTCAGGCAAATGGATCGCTAAGTCAGACTCATCGCGCAGGCGTTATAACAAGCCCAGCGCGAGGTCAACAAGAATCTAAGCGAAGGTAGTAGAGGGTGGGGGACGCTGAAAGCGGGCTGGCGAAATTGGCGCACGGTCAGGCGTAGGGCTGTTATGTTGCGCATCAAGCCATGAGAACAACGGCGCGCCCAACACTTCGCCAAGAAATACCGGAACAAGGATGAAACAAAGCGCCGCTATCTGCTGATGCGCTCCGTGGGGGAGCAGCACCAGCAGAAGAGCTATCAGGACTGCTATGACCGCATAGGTCCTGAGTAATCGCGATCTGGAGATCGAAGGCATTGCTAGCTGCCAGTGTATACGGCGTTACTCGTCGTTGCCCATCGAATCAGCAAGCGCGTAGTAGCCTTTGCGGGCCTGAACCTTCTGGCCCTTCTGGCAGGAGATATTGAGCGTACGAAAAGTCCCGTCCACCTTGAGATTCGTAGGCGTGTAGCTGGCAAGGTACTGGGTGCGCAACTCGTCCTGAATCTGGTCGAAGGCGTCTTCGAGCTTTTTGCCGTTATTGCCGACGTTGATGACGCGGCCGCCTGTCTCTCTTGCCAGACGATCCATATCCGCAGCGCCTGTAACTCCAAGATTGATGCCGAAGCCGCCATTATAGAAATTGCGATCCGCGATCAGGATGACGTAGATGATCGTGTTCGACTTCTGCGCCGCTTCAATGGAAGACTTCAGTGTCTCCTGGCTGCCCTGGTCGCCGCCATCGGTCAGCATGACCAGCACCTTGCGCCCCGCTTCTTGCCGCAGCTTGTCGTGAGCGGCAAGATACACAGCGTCGTACAGGAGAGTGCCGCGCGGCGTGCCATTGCCGGTGACGGAGCCAGTGCCGGCACCGGTATTAATCGTGGCCTTCTCCATGGCGCGTCTCAGCTCGCGCGGGTCGTTCGTGTAATCGGAGAGAAGATCGACGTTGATGTCGAACGAGATAAGGAAGGCCTCGTCCTTGGGCGTCAGAACGTCCTTGAGAAACTCGGCACCGGACTGCTGCTCCAGCGGAAGAACGTTCTGCTGGCTGCCGCTGGTGTCGAGCAGGATGCCGATCGTGAGCGGTAACTTCTTCTCCTGCGTAAAGTTTTTGATGGTCTGTGGGACCTTGTCCTCGGCAATCTCGCAGTCGTTCTTATGCAGATTGGTGATGAAGCCGTCCTTATCGCGCACGGAGAAGTAGACGTTGACGAGGTTGACGTTGACCTTCAGGGTCTCGACATCCTGATCTTCGCGGGGCTGGGCAGCAGCAGTACTGGCCGGGGGTGGACCGTCGGGCGAGGGGGCCTCCTGCGCATGGAGGGGGAGTGAGAAGCCAAGGGACAGGGCGGCGGCAAGCAGGACAAAGGGGCGCATACCTCATTAGACGACGAAGATTGGGCGGAGTCAGCGGAAAAATGCTGCCCGCCCCGAAAGTGGAGGCACAACGTAAGGGGTAGGTCGAGCGTCCAACGAAAAGGTTTAGATACGGGATGGCGGCGCGGAGGTCGCGCTGGTAGTCTGGTAGTTGGCCGGGCTAGTGTCCGGGCTGAAAGATACGGGGGTCGTTCTTGGTGAAGTACAGCATATTGGCGGGGGCTGTGGCATGCATGATGCTGGCACAGCAGGCACAGCAAACGGCAGCACAGGATCAGGCACCGCAGACAGTCGCGCAACAGACAGCCGCGCAGCAGCAGGCGATTCCCGATGCTCCCAGGCCACAGCAACCATCGCCGTTCAATGCGGTTGCGCCCGGCAAGGGCACACCAGCAGACCTCGATAACTCGACCTCTTCTGACGATGACGCTGGAGCACCCCCAAGCAGCCTGCCGCAAACGGCGGCGGAGAAGGCTGCGCAAGGTACGCCTCCTGAGGTTCCGGCGGCAGGACAAGGAGCTGAGGCCTTTACCCTGCATGTCCAGACCAATTTTGTCGAAGTGCCGTTTACCGTAAAGGATTCGAAGCAGCGTCTGGTGCCGGGACTGACCTGGCGCGATGTGCACGTATACGAAAATGGCCTGCGCCAGCAGATGGCACTCTTTACGACAGACGCCTTTCCTCTGTCGGTAGCGCTCGTCATCGACCAGAGCATGACCTACGACAACATGACCAAGGTCAACAACGCGCTCGATGCGCTGCCGGGAGCCTTCGCAGCCTATGACGAGGTCGCGGTCTTTACCTATAACAATGGGCCGAGAATGCAGACCGACTTCACCGCTGCCCAGAGCGCCCGCTTGAGTGCCGTGATCGAACGGTCCAAGTCGACCGGACGCGAAGGTGCGATGGCCTACACCAGCGGTCCGCTCTCGCAGAACATCAACCTTAATGGCGGTGCACAGAGCTACATCGACCCAAACACCAATTCGACCCACGGCACCAGCCTGAGCAATACGCTGAACGTTCCCAAGGAAGTGCATACGCTGAACGACGCCATTCTGGCGGCAGCGAACCACCTGGCCAAGACGCGGCCCGGACGTCGGCGCGTGATCTACGTCATCAGCGATGGCAAGGAATACGGCAGCACAGCGAGCTTCAAAGAAGTCGTGAAGTATCTGCAGACCAACAAGATCGCTGTCTACGGCACGCTGGTAGGCGACTCTTCCCTGCCCGTCGTCGGCTTCCTCGACCGCATCCACCTGCCCCTGACCATGCGTGACAACGTCCTGCAGGCCTATGCCAAGCAGACCGGCGGCAATTTTGAGGCGGAGTTCCGGCAGCGCGGCATCGAAGACAGCTTTGCCCGGATCGCCGAAGAGGTGCGCACGCAGTACACCATCGGCTACTACACGCACGAGCCGTTTATCGACAGCAAATATCGCACCCTTGAGGTCAAGATCCTGCGGCCGAATCTGACGGTCATCGCCAAGGCGGGGTACTATCCCTCGGCTGAGGACACCAAGCCGTCCATCGTTCGAGCAAAGTAGGCTCGCCCTGTTGCATCTGAACGCTCTGCTGGCCCTGGCGGCAGCCGTTTTATGGGGTGGCGGAGACTTCTCCGGCGGCATGGGCGCAAAGAACGCCGGTGGCACCATGGGCGGTGCGCTGCGCGTCATCCTGCTGAGCCATGCCTCCAGCTTTGTTGTGCTAATCGCCATCGCCCAATGGCGCGGCGATGCCTTCCCGCACGGCGCTCCGCTGGCCTGGGGCATTGGGGCTGGCGTCGCGGGGGGAATCTCGCTGGCTTGTTTCTACGTCGCGCTCTCGCGTGGCGCCATGGGAGCCTCAGCCGCCTTGAGCGGCCTGCTGGCCGCTGCCATTCCTGCTGCGGTCTCAATCGCCTCGGAGGGTTCGCCGGGGCTGCTGCGCATCGTGGGTTTCCTTATAGCTGGAGGCGCCATCTGGCTAATCGCCGCCGGGCCGAACGCCGAGGCCAAATCCGCCGATGCCGGTACGATCTGGCTGGCCGTCGTGGCAGGCATTGGCTTTGGTATCTACTTTGTATCCTTGAAGATGGCCGGAGTTGCCGGCGTGGTCTGGCCGATGGCTACGGCAAGGATCGGCAGCCTGAGCGTCTGCTCCCTGATGCTGCTGGGACTCTCGTTCAGCTCAAAGACCACAGAGATTGCCAAAGGCCGCCTGAACCGCACAGCGGTTCGCTGGGCGCTGACGACAGCGCTGCTCGATACCTCGGGCAACCTGCTGTTTATCGCAGCCACAAGGGCCGGACGACTGGATGTAGCCGCGGTACTGGCTTCCCTCTACCCGGCCTCGACCATCCTGCTGGCGGCCTGGATGCTGAGCGAGCGACCCACCCGGCGGCAGGGGCTGGGAATGCTGGTAGCCGCAGCAGCCGTGGTCATGATTACCCTGTAAGCTCTCTTTTCGCCATCCCTCTCTACAATTGGTTTAGTGCTAAATAGTTTAGTAAGTAAACTATTTACTACTAAACTATAATTGGCTTTTCACCCAGGCGGTCGCGCTTCATTCAACCGGTTTGAGCTTATGTCCTTTATTTTTAATGCTTTACGGGGGCATAGCCGGGCTGGGATCGGCTTATAGCTTGATGTGGCTGGGATCGAAGGTCGGAGGCGGGTATTTGAGCTTGAGACCCTGCATGGCGTCGACGATGATCTGCGAGATGGCGACGTTGCGGTACCACTTGTGGTTCGACGGGATGACGAACCAAGGGGCATGTTTGCGGCTGGTGGCGGAGAGGATGTCGTTGTAGGCCTCTTCGTAGCCGGGCCAGAACTGGCGCTCGTGGAAGTCCGCTTCGGAGAGCTTCCAGTGCTTGTCCGGCGTGTCGATACGGGACTTGAGGCGCTGGGTCTGCTCTTCGTGCGAGATGTGCAGGAAAAACTTGAGGATGACGACGCCGTTGTCGGTGAGCATGTCTTCGAACCCATTAATGTTCTCGAGGCGTCGGCGGACGATCTTGCCGGAGATGAGCTTGTGGACTCGCGGCGAGAGAACGTCCTCGTAGTGTGACCGGTTGAAGATGCCGATCATGCCTCTGGGGGGGACGGCGTCGTGAGCGCGCCACAGGAAGTCGTGCCGAGCCTCCAGCGGGGTGGGAACCTTGAAGGCGGTGACGTCGCAGCCCTGCGGGTTGATGCCGGAGAAGATGTGGCGGATGGTGCCGTCTTTGCCCGCCGTGTCCATGCCCTGCAGGACGATCAGCAGGGCCTTCTGCTGGCTGGCGTAGAAGACTTCCTGAAGAGTATTGAGCTGGGTGCGATGCTTGACGAGAAGCGCCGCGGCAGACTCCTCCGTCTTGAAGGAGCCGGTCTCCCCGGCGGGAAGACGGGTGATGCGGACTGTCGAATGCGGTTTGACGAGGTAGGGCGATTTCAGCTTCATCAGGAAATGCCTATCTGGACAGAACTACAGAGGAAGAACCCGGAGATGCGGATATCGCGCCATCCGGGCTAAGAGATGCCCTACTTGACCGATTCTTCCGGCTTCGGCGTAACGGCGTGAGTGGTCTCGGTGGGCTTGTTTATCTCTTCGGTGACGCCCTTCATGCCGTCTTTGAAGCCGCGAAGGCCTTCGCCCAAACCTTTGCCCAGCTCCGGCAGCTTCTTACCGCCGAACAGCACTATAACGATGATCGCGAGGATGGCCAGATGCCACGGTTGAAATAGATCGCCCATATAAATTCTCCCTACAAGCCGGATGCGTAACGCCCCAACCGGCTCATATCATTGTCGCACAAAGTAAATCCGCAGATAGACTGCAATTAGAGCGGTCCTCCTCCAGATGTAGTTTTGCTGATTCGAGCAAAACGCAGATTCCCTTCGGGAATGACAAACAAAGGAAGCTACACCTGAGTGGAAATACCTATCGTCTACCTATAGACCATCATCGCGGGTTTTCATAGCCCACAATCCGGTCTCTTTGTAGATACGATACAGCGAATCAGGCAGATGTGCGCCAGACGTTATATCTTGGAAGCTGAAGCTAATGCGGGAGAAGGTGTTGGGAAAAAAGATGCAGAGATTGATGTCGGGATTGAAGATGGCCGCGACGTGGAAGAACGGAACACGCACGGCAAGTGGAATGCTGCTGGGATTGATGTTTGTTGCGGGCGCCGCGGCGATGGCACAGGCCACAGGCAAGCTGGCTGCAGAACCTCCAGTAACCTATGCGAACCGCTACGAGATCTATGGCGGCCTGAACTTTATGAACTTTCAGGCGGGACAGAACCTGCCGACGCGGATGAACCTTGGCGGCGGCGAGCTTCTGGGCACCTACTGGCTGACCAAGCGGGTCGGCCTGGCTGCGGATTATCGCGGTGAGGCAGGAACGACGCCGGTCTTCCCCAGCGCGCCGATTCCGCCGAACCCAAACTACATCAACCGGCCGCTGGTGTACATGAACATGGGCATGCTTGGCGCACAGTTGCGCGGGCCGAAGAACCAGTTCGCCGCAGTCAATCTCCACGGGTACTTTGGCGTGGCGCACGGCGTCTTCGATGGCGGCACCGGCGGCGTTCCTCCTGAGGATGTAGGCCTGTACAGCAATCGCACCAAACCGATTGCGGCGGTAGGCGGCAGCCTCGATATCAACCGCTCCAAGAACTTGGCGGTTCGCCTCTCGCCGGACCTGATCTTCGAGCACTTCGGGACAGAGACGCGGGAGTTCTTCGCGATCTCGGCTGGTGTCGTCTATCGGTTTGGCAAGAATTAGAGAGGTTTTATCCAGATGCAGGTTTGGTGATTCGAGCAAAACGCAGATTCCCTTCGGGAATGACAAACAAAAGGAAGCTACACCTGTTCCCTCTCAGGAATGACAAACAAAGGAATCTACACCTGAGAGGAAATAGCTATAAGCCTTCTTTCGAAGACATTAACCGACCGCGGATTACCAGGTGTCGCGTTGCTGGAGAAAGTCTGGTGAGACCGGGTTCTCGTAGACAGAGTAGTCGCGGGTGACGACGGTGATGCCGCTGGCGGAGACAAAGTAGTTCTTCTTGTCTTCGTTGGGATCGTAGCCGATGACCGTGCCGTCCGGAATGTGGACGTCGCGGTCGAGAATGGCGTGCCGGATGCGGCAGTGGCGACCGATGTTAACGTGCGAAAAGACAATGCTCGAATCCACGTCGGCGTAGGAGTTGACACGAACGTCGTGCGAGACGACGCTGTTGCGCACGACGGCTCCGGAGACGATGGAGCCGGAGCAAACGATTGAGTTGATCGCCATGCCGGTTCGTCCCGGCTCTCCGAAGACAAACTTGGCAGGCGGGTACTGATAGGGACGCGTACGCATGGGCCAGGACTTGTCATAGAGATTGAAGGTAGGCGAGACGCCCGCAACATCCATGTTGGCCTCGTAGTAGGCCTCCAGAGTGCCGACATCGCGCCAGTAGAGGGCCTTCGTCTTATTCTCGTCGACAAAGTTGAATGCCTGAACCTTGAAGCGCCCCAGAAGCTTGGGCAGAATGTCATGGCCGAAATCATGCTTGGACTCGGGATCTTCGGCATCTTTCAGAAGCTCGGGGATGAGGACGTCGGTGTTGAAGATGTAGATGCCCATCGAGACATCGACCATGTCCGGGGTGAAGGGGGAACGAATGCTGGTCTCCTTCGGCTTTTCGACGAAGCCGGTGACTTCGCCGCTCTGGGCGATCTCAACGACACCGAAGGCGGAGACCTCATCGGGCGAGATGGGCAGCGTGGCCAGGGTCACATCCGCGCCGGAGTCCTTGTGCTGGTTGAGCATGCGGCCATAATTCATCTTGTAGATGTGATCGCCGGAGAGGATGATGACGTACTTGGGCTCCTCGGAACCGATGGAGTAGATGTTCTGGTAGACCGCATCGGCGGTGCCGGTGTACCAGTTCTTGCTGACGCGCTGCATGGGCGGAAGGATCTCGATGAACTCGCCGAGTTCATTGGCCACCACTGGCCCCCAGCCTTCGCGGATGTGGCGGTTGAGCGAGAGCGCCTTGTACTGGGTGAGGATATAAACGCGACGCAGATCGGAGTTGATGCAGTTGGACAGCGTGCTATCGATGATGCGGTACTGCCCGGCAAAGGGAACTGCCGGTTTAGCGCGATCACGGGTCAGGGGGAAAAGTCTTTCACCGGCACCACCGGCAAGCAGAACGCCCAGCGTATC
This genomic interval carries:
- a CDS encoding VWA domain-containing protein; protein product: MRPFVLLAAALSLGFSLPLHAQEAPSPDGPPPASTAAAQPREDQDVETLKVNVNLVNVYFSVRDKDGFITNLHKNDCEIAEDKVPQTIKNFTQEKKLPLTIGILLDTSGSQQNVLPLEQQSGAEFLKDVLTPKDEAFLISFDINVDLLSDYTNDPRELRRAMEKATINTGAGTGSVTGNGTPRGTLLYDAVYLAAHDKLRQEAGRKVLVMLTDGGDQGSQETLKSSIEAAQKSNTIIYVILIADRNFYNGGFGINLGVTGAADMDRLARETGGRVINVGNNGKKLEDAFDQIQDELRTQYLASYTPTNLKVDGTFRTLNISCQKGQKVQARKGYYALADSMGNDE
- a CDS encoding VWA domain-containing protein produces the protein MMLAQQAQQTAAQDQAPQTVAQQTAAQQQAIPDAPRPQQPSPFNAVAPGKGTPADLDNSTSSDDDAGAPPSSLPQTAAEKAAQGTPPEVPAAGQGAEAFTLHVQTNFVEVPFTVKDSKQRLVPGLTWRDVHVYENGLRQQMALFTTDAFPLSVALVIDQSMTYDNMTKVNNALDALPGAFAAYDEVAVFTYNNGPRMQTDFTAAQSARLSAVIERSKSTGREGAMAYTSGPLSQNINLNGGAQSYIDPNTNSTHGTSLSNTLNVPKEVHTLNDAILAAANHLAKTRPGRRRVIYVISDGKEYGSTASFKEVVKYLQTNKIAVYGTLVGDSSLPVVGFLDRIHLPLTMRDNVLQAYAKQTGGNFEAEFRQRGIEDSFARIAEEVRTQYTIGYYTHEPFIDSKYRTLEVKILRPNLTVIAKAGYYPSAEDTKPSIVRAK
- a CDS encoding EamA family transporter, whose amino-acid sequence is MHLNALLALAAAVLWGGGDFSGGMGAKNAGGTMGGALRVILLSHASSFVVLIAIAQWRGDAFPHGAPLAWGIGAGVAGGISLACFYVALSRGAMGASAALSGLLAAAIPAAVSIASEGSPGLLRIVGFLIAGGAIWLIAAGPNAEAKSADAGTIWLAVVAGIGFGIYFVSLKMAGVAGVVWPMATARIGSLSVCSLMLLGLSFSSKTTEIAKGRLNRTAVRWALTTALLDTSGNLLFIAATRAGRLDVAAVLASLYPASTILLAAWMLSERPTRRQGLGMLVAAAAVVMITL
- a CDS encoding polyphosphate kinase 2 family protein; this encodes MKLKSPYLVKPHSTVRITRLPAGETGSFKTEESAAALLVKHRTQLNTLQEVFYASQQKALLIVLQGMDTAGKDGTIRHIFSGINPQGCDVTAFKVPTPLEARHDFLWRAHDAVPPRGMIGIFNRSHYEDVLSPRVHKLISGKIVRRRLENINGFEDMLTDNGVVILKFFLHISHEEQTQRLKSRIDTPDKHWKLSEADFHERQFWPGYEEAYNDILSATSRKHAPWFVIPSNHKWYRNVAISQIIVDAMQGLKLKYPPPTFDPSHIKL
- the tatA gene encoding twin-arginine translocase TatA/TatE family subunit; the encoded protein is MGDLFQPWHLAILAIIVIVLFGGKKLPELGKGLGEGLRGFKDGMKGVTEEINKPTETTHAVTPKPEESVK
- the glgC gene encoding glucose-1-phosphate adenylyltransferase, whose protein sequence is MRDTLGVLLAGGAGERLFPLTRDRAKPAVPFAGQYRIIDSTLSNCINSDLRRVYILTQYKALSLNRHIREGWGPVVANELGEFIEILPPMQRVSKNWYTGTADAVYQNIYSIGSEEPKYVIILSGDHIYKMNYGRMLNQHKDSGADVTLATLPISPDEVSAFGVVEIAQSGEVTGFVEKPKETSIRSPFTPDMVDVSMGIYIFNTDVLIPELLKDAEDPESKHDFGHDILPKLLGRFKVQAFNFVDENKTKALYWRDVGTLEAYYEANMDVAGVSPTFNLYDKSWPMRTRPYQYPPAKFVFGEPGRTGMAINSIVCSGSIVSGAVVRNSVVSHDVRVNSYADVDSSIVFSHVNIGRHCRIRHAILDRDVHIPDGTVIGYDPNEDKKNYFVSASGITVVTRDYSVYENPVSPDFLQQRDTW